The following coding sequences lie in one Phaenicophaeus curvirostris isolate KB17595 chromosome 5, BPBGC_Pcur_1.0, whole genome shotgun sequence genomic window:
- the PPP2R5C gene encoding serine/threonine-protein phosphatase 2A 56 kDa regulatory subunit gamma isoform isoform X2 — translation MLTCNRAGSRMVVDAANSNGPFQPVALLHIRDVPPADQEKLFIQKLRQCCVLFDFVSDPLSDLKWKEVKRAALSEMVEYITHNRNVITEPIYPEVVHMFAVNMFRTLPPSSNPTGAEFDPEEDEPTLEAAWPHLQLVYEFFLRFLESPDFQPNIAKKYIDQKFVLQLLELFDSEDPRERDFLKTTLHRIYGKFLGLRAYIRKQINNIFYRFIYETEHHNGIAELLEILGSIINGFALPLKEEHKIFLLKVLLPLHKVKSLSVYHPQLAYCVVQFLEKDSTLTEPVVMALLKYWPKTHSPKEVMFLNELEEILDVIEPSEFVKVMEPLFRQLAKCVSSPHFQVAERALYYWNNEYIMSLISDNAAKILPIMFPSLYRNSKTHWNKTIHGLIYNALKLFMEMNQKLFDDCTQQFKAEKLKEKLKLKEREEAWVKIENLAKLNPQYPTYSDTSLLNSPVAMETDGPLIEDLQMLKKTVKEEACQAQKDQKKDRPLVRRKSELPQDIYTMKALESHCRADELISHDGH, via the exons atgttcCTCCTGCTGatcaagaaaagctttttatcCAGAAGTTACGACAGTGTTGTGTACTTTTTGACTTTGTTTCTGATCCACTAAGTGACCTAAAGTGGAAGGAAGTAAAAAGAGCAGCTTTAAGTGAAATGGTAGAATATATCACACACAATCGCAATGTGATTACAGAACCTATTTATCCTGAAGTAGTACATATG TTTGCAGTTAATATGTTTCGAACATTACCACCATCTTCCAATCCAACGGGAGCAGAATTTGATCCAGAGGAAGATGAACCAACCTTAGAAGCTGCATGGCCTCATCTACAG cttgtttaTGAATTTTTCTTAAGGTTTTTAGAATCTCCAGATTTCCAACCCAATATAGCTAAGAAATATATTGATCAGAAGTTTGTATTACAG CTTTTAGAGCTCTTTGACAGTGAAGATCCTCGTGAAAgagattttcttaaaacaacTCTTCATCGAATATATGGGAAATTCCTAGGCCTAAGAGCTTACATCCGGAAACaaattaataatatattttatag GTTTATTTATGAAACAGAACATCACAATGGCATAGCAGAATTACTGGAAATATTGGGAAG cATAATTAATGGATTTGCCTTACCATTGAAAGAAGAGcacaaaatattccttttgaaGGTTTTGTTACCATTGCACAAAGTGAAATCACTCAGTGTCTACCATCCACAG CTGGCATACTGCGTAGTCCAGTTTTTAGAAAAGGACAGCACACTTACAGAACCA GTTGTAATGGCACTGCTGAAATACTGGCCAAAGACTCACAGTCCAAAAGAAGTCATGTTTTTAAATGAGTTAGAAGAAATTTTAGATGTTATTGAACCATCTGAATTTGTAAAAGTTATGGAGCCTCTTTTCAGACAGCTGGCCAAATGTGTGTCCAGTCCACATTTTCAG GTTGCAGAGAGAGCATTGTACTACTGGAATAATGAATATATTATGAGTTTAATTAGTGATAACGCAGCAAAGATTTTACCCATCATGTTTCCATCCTTGTACCGGAACTCAAAGACACATTGGAACAA GACAATACATGGCTTGATATACAATGCTCTGAAACTCTTCATGGAGATGAACCAAAAACTGTTCGATGACTGCACACAGcaatttaaagcagaaaaactgaA agagaAGCTAAAATTGAAGGAACGGGAAGAAGCATGGGTTAAAATAGAAAATCTAGCCAAATTAAATCCCCAG TACCCAACGTATAGTGACACAAGTTTGCTGAACAGTCCAGTTGCAATGGAAACAGATGGGCCTTTAATTGAAGATTTGCAGATGCTGAAAAAGACAGTGAAAGAAGAGGCTTGTCAG gcaCAGAAAGATCAGAAAAAAGATCGTCCTCTTGTGCGACGCAAGTCAGAACTGCCTCAGGATATCTATACCATGAAAGCCTTGGAATCACATTGCAGAGCTGATGAATTAATATCCCATGATGGGCATTAA